The Siniperca chuatsi isolate FFG_IHB_CAS linkage group LG7, ASM2008510v1, whole genome shotgun sequence genome includes a window with the following:
- the LOC122879541 gene encoding extracellular calcium-sensing receptor-like isoform X1, whose amino-acid sequence MSRTAASMSWFPWLLTLWPSTALSLLLFSAVVRQMGLQVVQAIVCSHWGAQSDKSLSQDGDVIIGGLFSLHYIPSAVEQGFTKLPHYEPCTGLDLESLKYTYAMAFAVEEINRNSTLLPGVKLGYRILDSCFRYPWALQVALSLVGGDAHSCNFTASTSSSAAYEQLGETAAGGQPVPLLIGADASTTAIMLSRILGPLSVPIISYLASCPCLSDRPTFPNFFRTIPSDIYQARAMAQLAIRFHWTWMGAVVVNNDYGQLAIQVFQEDIQGKGLCLEFIETVHRETIVSDARRAALTIQASTARVILIFCWYTDVKELFLELAKRNVTDRQFLASEAWSTSDDLLQDLAISKVASGVVGVAIRSSTMPGFENYLRSLHPIHHPDDEFLREFWQKEFGCSPGATQSHVTILLSYFSSPLKTRSDHPSNVSSLSPAKGSLREASLPACSGTESLEGVQHPFTDTSQLRVAYNVYLAVYAAAHALHSLLSCPDRYSSPRNNSSTCSSLNHVKPIELLQHLNKVKITTPQGEMFYFQGADIPAKYDLVNWQNTPKGPLKLVLIGRVDGFDLHLNESAIQWSTGSNQVPVSVCSKSCPPGTWMANRKGEPVCCFDCIPCAEGEISNKTGSLHCELCPLEFWSNVERTACIPRQLDFLSFNETLGITLSTAAVSGATVTTAVFVVFLCYRQTPMVRANNSELSFLLLLSLKLCFLCSLVFIGRPSDWSCRFQQAAFGISFVLCVSCLLVKTLVVLAVFRTARPGAEALLKWFGPGQQRGSVCLFTCIQVIICAIWLSLSPPVPQHVLGFQGSKVTLECAMDSVVGFSLVLGYIGLLACTCLFLAFLARKLPDNFNEAKLITFSMLIFCAVWVAFVPAYISSPGKYVVAVEIFAILASSYGLLFCIFAPKCFIILLRPEKNTKKRLMAR is encoded by the exons ATGTCCAGAACAGCTGCATCCATGTCTTGGTTCCCCTGGCTCCTCACTCTGTGGCCCTCCACAgcactctctctgctgcttttcagtGCAGTGGTCAGACAGATGGGGCTGCAGGTGGTTCAGGCGATAGTGTGCTCCCATTGGGGTGCACAGAGCGACAAGAGCCTCTCCCAGGATGGAGATGTGATTATCGGTGGACTTTTTAGTCTGCATTACATACCTTCAGCTGTAGAGCAGGGCTTCACCAAGCTGCCACATTATGAACCTTGCACTGG TTTAGATCTAGAGTCATTAAAATACACATATGCTATGGCATTTGCGGTGGAGGAAATCAATCGTAACAGCACCCTGCTACCAGGAGTGAAGCTGGGCTACCGTATACTTGATAGCTGTTTCCGATACCCCTGGGCTCTGCAAGTTGCACTGTCACTGGTCGGAGGAGACGCACACAGCTGCAACTTCACAGCCTCTACGTCTTCTTCTGCAGCTTATGAACAACTTGGAGAGACAGCAG CAGGTGGTCAGCCTGTTCCTTTGCTCATTGGTGCTGATGCTTCTACAACAGCCATAATGTTGTCCAGGATCCTGGGGCCTCTCTCTGTGCCCATT ATCAGCTACTTGGCTAGCTGCCCCTGTCTTAGTGACAGGCCAACGTTTCCTAACTTCTTCAGAACCATCCCCAGTGATATTTACCAAGCCCGGGCCATGGCACAACTGGCCATACGCTTCCACTGGACTTGGATGGGAGCAGTGGTAGTAAACAATGATTATGGTCAATTGGCgatacag GTATTTCAGGAAGACATTCAGGGGAAAGGGTTGTGTTTGGAATTCATAGAGACTGTCCACAGAGAAACTATTGTGAGTGATGCCAGACGTGCAGCACTCACAATTCAAGCTTCAACTGCAAGGGTGATTCTGATCTTTTGCTGGTATACAGATGTAAAGGAGCTATTTCTGGAACTGGCCAAGAGAAAT GTGACTGACAGACAGTTTCTGGCCAGTGAGGCTTGGAGTACCAGTGATGATCTTCTCCAAGATCTTGCCATCTCTAAAGTGGCAAGTGGTGTTGTTGGTGTGGCCATTCGAAGTTCAACAATGCCTGGATTTGAAAATTATCTCAGAAGTTTGCACCCAATTCATCATCCTGATGATGAATTCTTACGAGAGTTCTGGCAAAAGGAGTTTGGATGCAGTCCTGGAGCTACACAATCACATGTAACAATTCTCTTGTCATATTTCTCTTCACCACTCAAAACAAGGTCTGACCATCCGTCAAATGTTTCTTCTTTATCTCCTGCCAAGGGGTCTCTTCGGGAAGCTTCTCTACCAGCTTGCAGTGGGACAGAGTCCCTGGAGGGAGTGCAGCATCCCTTTACGGACACCTCCCAGCTAAGGGTGGCATATAATGTCTACCTTGCTGTTTATGCTGCAGCCCATGCCCTTCACAGCCTTCTCTCCTGCCCCGACAGATACAGCTCTCCCAGAAACAACAGCTCCACCTGCTCCTCTTTAAATCATGTCAAACCCATAGAG CTGTTGCAGCACTTGAACAAAGTGAAAATCACCACACCACAAggggaaatgttttatttccaaggAGCTGATATTCCAGCAAAGTACGACCTTGTCAACTGGCAGAACACCCCCAAGGGGCCGCTCAAACTAGTTTTGATTGGTCGTGTAGATGGGTTTGACCTCCACCTTAACGAGTCAGCTATTCAGTGGAGCACAGGATCCAATCAG GTGCCTGTTTCAGTATGCAGTAAGAGCTGCCCCCCAGGTACCTGGATGGCCAACAGGAAAGGGGaacctgtctgctgttttgacTGTATCCCATGTGCTGAAGGGGAGATTAGCAATAAAACTG GTTCTCTTCACTGTGAGCTTTGTCCATTGGAGTTCTGGTCCAATGTTGAACGAACTGCTTGCATCCCTCGCCAGCTGGACTTCCTTTCCTTTAATGAAACCTTGGGCATTACTTTGAGTACAGCAGCTGTGTCTGGTGCCACGGTGACAACCgctgtgtttgtggtgtttctTTGCTACCGTCAAACACCTATG GTGCGAGCCAACAATTCAGAACTgagctttcttcttcttctgtcactGAAGCTCTGCTTCCTGTGCTCACTGGTATTTATTGGTCGTCCATCAGACTGGTCTTGTCGGTTCCAGCAGGCAGCCTTTGGGATCAGCTTTGTACTTTGTGTCTCCTGCCTCCTGGTCAAAACCCTAGTAGTTCTTGCTGTTTTCCGCACAGCTCGGCCTGGAGCTGAAGCCTTGCTGAAGTGGTTTGGCCCTGGCCAACAGAGAGGAAGTGTCTGCCTCTTTACCTGTATACAG GTTATCATCTGTGCCATATGGCTGTCCCTCAGCCCCCCAGTTCCTCAACATGTTCTAGGTTTCcaagggtcaaaggtcaccctGGAGTGTGCCATGGACTCTGTGGTGGGCTTCTCTCTGGTTCTGGGTTACATTGGCCTGCTGGCCTGCACCTGCCTCTTCTTGGCCTTTCTTGCTCGGAAACTCCCTGACAATTTCAATGAGGCCAAACTGATCACcttcagcatgctaatattctGTGCTGTGTGGGTGGCCTTTGTCCCTGCTTACATTAGCTCTCCTGGGAAATATGTCGTTGCTGTGGAGATTTTTGCAATCTTGGCCTCTAGCTATGGTTTACTATTCTGCATTTTTGCCCCCAAATGTTTCATCATTCTCTTGAGGCCTGAGAAAAACACTAAGAAACGCCTGATGGCTAGATAG